The DNA sequence tgtatcTCCATCATTCTTTTTGTCACAAGCATTTATATGAATCTTTGAAGCAAACGAAGAAGATTTTCCTCCATTTTTTAGTTGGAAGTCCTTTCTTTTCTGTACAACATCCAACTGCAAAATCCTTGATGGCAGATGACGTTCATGGAATGCAGTAATACAGAAGTCTCAAGCACTTGGTTGCATCATCATGTTGTAGTCATCATCTTCATATATGCTCCACCATGTGAACCAAATCTTTCCTGCAAGCTTGGACATATGAGGTACACTTGAGAGAAATTGTATGTTTTATAGAATTAGTAATCTGGAAAGAACCACAAGCATAATCCAATTACCTTAAAATTTGTCATGCTAACAGAAATGCAAGCACTTATGAAATTGAAGTGGTTGATTCACAGTTCTAACAAAAGATATTGGTGGCATATCATGAGAAAGTGAGTCAACCAGCATCAGTTAGGGTAAAACTCCATTAGAAATATTATGGAACATCAATACTACAAGAAGCTGGattgtatatattttgaaaatattgaagataAGAAAAGTTGCCAATTGGTTTTACAAGCAAAACAACTATGACGAGATAAAACGGGCAATTAATTAGATATGAAATATTGCAATGTGAACCCATGCTTCATAAGGAGTCAAAAATCTCAAACAGTGCTAGGGAAGATGTTACATGCCTATCTCGTTTTCCTCTTTATctgttcatatttaaaaaataaatacaaatctgTCTTCAAGCAGTGCCAGCTAAGATGTTACTTGCCTATCTCTTCAGTCATCCAAAACTGCGCAAACAACTTCCACAGTACCTTGGAAGcaataaaagatgaaaaggaaaatgcaaTATCATAGCTAGAAGCAAATGCCATTGGAAGAAGCATAAACTGTAAATCTTAGATTTTATAAATACAATTGGATGGAGTGGAAACAATCCATTTTATCAAGTGtgctaaaaaaattaacaaaacagTTGTCTTCAACCAATAACAGTCAGCTCATCTTTCCCTTTGCATAAGACTATTGAGAGAAATAGATAGAAATTGGAAAATTAGCATTTAAAAGCAACTGAACCTCCACCATAAGTTTAACAATGAATAGTACAAATCAAGTGTAAGTTGTAACAGCCACAACATTGGGAATAACGACCACGCAGAACTCAAACATCAAAGATACCAACTGATATTCCCACGCAACTGCAGCAATGGAATTTCATCAAGGTAATAATCAgaataaaaaagtttattttGGGATCGTATTACTTACATCTAATTATATTCAAAGAGTGATGGCTGCAGTTTGTAGCCATGGGCGCGCACCCTTTGTCCCGGCAACTCATGGAAATCATTTTAGATATCCATCCTTGACAACGACACCCTTAACTTGAcccccctcctcctcctcgatttCTCAACAACCTTTTTGCCTCCGTCCAGATCACCCCCTTCCGCCCTTTTCTCCTAAATTTCCTCTGTATTTTTCTTTCACCTTCTTGTTGAACAGTGTAATTAATAGTAACAAATGTGCGAGGAGTCCTTTTTTTATCCGTATTTTGGTCCGTACCTGTAGTATGACTCTTTTCCTAATACATGTGAAGAATATCGTAAGTGACGAAACTTCATCTTCTGTGAATAGgaagaagaaataataaagaagaaaattaacGCTGAATTGTTGACTTGTGAATTAGGATAATTATGATAAGCATTGAACCTCTTTCTAACGTTCTTCACTTCTTCCTGCAACtaaaattttaagaacgaagaaAGTTCTGTGAGATAAAATCATAAAacggggggggagagagagagagagagagagaggcgaagaattaaaaattgaaaagtactACGAGGCCTTAAGATGAAGTGGTGACTTAAATACCTCGGAGGgaagaattaaaaattgaaaagtactACGAGGCCTTAAGATGAAGTGGTGACTTAAATACCTCGGAGGGCCGATCCAAGTACAATTTAGGGATGTGAGTAATCTTGGACCAATCCTCTCCCGTCTCGCGCTCGCATCTTGGCAACAATTTGGGACAGTGGTTTCTAATTGTCAACACTTCCAAAGACTTCAACAAACGCATTTCTTCGGGCAGCGAAGTCAAACTAGGACAATTAGAAATTTCGAACTGTTGAAGCGATGTCCATTTGCAAATCCAATCTGGTAAGGCCCTCAACATGCAACAACTCGAAATTTGGAACTTATGTAGAGTGGTAACATGTTGAAGACCTGACGGCAGATGCACCAATTTTGGAAGCCCGACGAAATCCAGATACAGGAGGCTCTTAAGGCCTTGCCATCCCATCCCAGCCTCATCATTGCCGCCTAGATCAAGCTTATCACAGTCATTAATCTTCAGTTGTTGAAGTCCAGTGAGATATTGTATACCTTGAGACAAAGACTTTAATCTATGGCATCGGAAAATCTGCAAAGACTCGAGAGAATTCAGGTTTTGCAGTCCCTTCTCTGGGAGAATCTGTAGATCTTCTATGCTATTTAGTAGTAGACGCTTCAATTTTGAGAGAGGAACGAAAGAAGAAGAGGCAAATATAGAGGAGTCTACTGTTGTTGAAGTTGAGCAAACTGGCGTACCCATATTCATCATCAATGTCTGTTGCATTGGCTTCCAGCAGGCATTAGACAGGACCAACTCTTTTTCAAGTCGTGGAAAAATCGGCATGGAATCCAGAACAGTGCAACCCAAGACGGATAGCTCTGAAAGGTAAGGAAATGAAGGGAGTAAAGGAGGCTCTTTCCTCCACCACCCCTTGAGATTAGGGCAATAATGGAGTTGAAGTTCCTCTAAGGATGGGAAGAATATTGCTACGTCTGGCGCTGATAAAGAAGAAGACTCGTTCCCATAATCACCATCTGACATGTACTCAATAGCGTCCAAGTATTTAAGAAACAGGCGCTTAAGAGAGGGCAGTTTACTCGATAGTGTCCAAGTATTAAACAAACCTTTCAGTTTTTCACAGTTTGATAATTGAAGTTCAACAAGATTTGTGAGATTCGAAAGCCAAATGGGAAACTTCGCACCTTTGTAACCTATTAATTCAAGCCTTTTAAGATTGCTGTGAGGTTCTAGGctgaacaattttttttcagCATCGGCATCATCCCTCCACCCAAATGAATCGCCCCAATGTAATTTTAgagaaccaatcttttgtttctcCTTCAAATTTGCAGCCGAGAAATCTTTAGCATCATCTTTCCCACACCCCAAATTGCTAATCTGTAAATCTCCTCTTAGGTAATTTAGtccatttaattcatttaatcCGGCACTACGCATGTTGAGATCAGATTCCAGGGGGGATACCAGGAAGTATGATAGTGACCGAAGTTTTGTCAATTGCCCCAATCCACGTGGCATATAAGTCAGTTTCCAGCATCCATTGATGTCAAGATGCCTGAGGTTGACTAATCTTGAAAAGTCTCTGGGCCATTCTTCAAGCCAACTACAATTGCATAGTTTTAACGTCTGCAAATTCTGCAAGCTGGTTATAGAATCTGGTAACTTCTTCATCAAGTACATTCCTGAAAGATCAAGATATCTTAAACTATTCAACTTACAAAACCAGCTTGACGCTTTACCATATAGGATTCTACTACCCAATTGCAATGCGCGCAACCGCAATGTTTTGAAGCTTCCAAAGAGTTTATCAAATTCTTTCATGCGCCAAGGCTTAATGTCACTTGGTGAAAGAAATGTTCGCATTCTACAATAATTTGCCTCAGAAACTGAATTGATCCCCATAGAGTAATCAAGCCATACATGACGAGTACTCTCGTTTATAACTCTCGCTTGTCCAGGGTCGTATAATCTGGTTACCGACGGTCCTGCAATCAACATAGCAAGATCATGCATGAGGTCATTCATTTCGAAGCTAGTGACTTCGCCCGACCAATCTGTTGtgactttttcaaagaaaaatctcGAAATTAAATCCATCAAGTATTCATGACCAGCATCTTCAAGGCCTTCAGCTTCTTTTGACGACTTTATAAATCCTTGTGCTATCCAAAGATTAATCAATGTTGATTTATCAATCTTGTAATTCTTTGGAAATAAACTACAATAAGCAAAACATTGTTTCAAATGCTGCGGAAGTTCATTGTAAATCAACTTCAGAGTTGCtaagatattttctttttcatctagACGTATTCTTGAAAGTACATTATTCAGAAAAGACAACCACTCTGTTTCTGAATTTTTGAAATACAATAACCTTCCAATTGTTATTATGATGAAAGGGAGACCTTCACATTTACTCACAATCTCCTTTCCCATATTCACAATCGTCTCATTGTAATTTGGCTCTTGGCCACTTTCAAACGCCATCAGTTTAAATAAATACCATGCGTCATCTTCATCTAAACCTCTCAAGTTATATGGTTTAACTGTGCACATACTAATATTGGCAACCAGCTCTTCACTACGTGTAGTTATTAAAATTTTGCTGCCTCTTGCACCATTCCCTAGACCTGGTTTCAAGTTATCAAACCATTCTCCAGGATTCTTGATCCCCACATTATCCAAGACAAGTAGGTACTTCTTACCATAAATTTCTCGTCCAAGACGGTCCACTGAAACATAAAATGGTACTTTCTTATTTGTGGCAGATTCTAGGATTTTTTTAGCGACTGTTTCAATATCAAGGTCATCAGAGAGCTGCACCCACATTTTTAGCGGAAAATACTTTTGGATTTTCTCGTGATTGAATGCGAACTGAGCTAGTGTTGTCTTTCCCATACCTCCGATTCCAACAATCGGAAGTATTGAAACGTTCTCCTCAACATTGGAGTCCATTAAAAAATCAACAACTGCGTTTTTATCCTCATCTCTACCAATCAGTACTTCTTCGGGACAAAAAGCATTACGAACCCTGTTCCTATTCTCTTCTACTGGCATGTTTACATGGTGTTCCTCAAAATGAAACTTTCTCATGACGTTTGCAATGTGATCTAAATTATTTAGAATAGTCTTAATCTTAGGACCCATTCTACGGTTAAATGCAAGTTGATTCGATTTGGAAAAGAAGATGCACACCTGTTTTGCCTTCTTATTTCGGGTCACGAGTTCTTTCCGAAGAGCTTTGTTGGATAAATCATCCAGCAAGTCGTCAACTTCATATAAGATATCTGTTAGCTTCTCGAGCCAGTCTTTGATTTCATGGTTCTCGGCTTGTTGCTCCTCGGCATCCAGAAGCACAGGTTGTAATTCTAAAACAATGTGCTTAAGCTTTTCAAAATCTTTGACGCAGGACCATAATAATCCCAACTTTTTTGCCGTCCGCGCGTCCAAATGCTCAATGCTTCCACGAACAAGAATGGAGGGAAAAACTTGTGCCATTTTTCAGATAATAAGCGAATAAGCAAATTTAGAGAAGTTAGATGTTTGCTGTGAATGGAACGGACAGGGTGTGGccaatgtgtgtgtgtatatatatatagaaggcaTCGCTTTAGCAGAGAGAATACTGCGTTTTCCATTTCTTATTTGTCAATGACGAATAAAAGAGAATTTAGAGCGCATGTGCCAATGACAGATAAAAGATgatatcttttcatttttcagagACCAAAAAGTAAGAAGGACAAAAGATTAACAAAACAAAAGCAGAAAAGCAGGGGAAAAGATTTTCAGTAGGAAAATGCTAGGAGCCTGTTTTGGGTTCTCGTATAGTATTTCCTTTTGACGTGTAAAGGACACTTGGCAtttaggggtgagttcggtccggtccggtccggtccggggaggttttgtggaacggaccggacctattcggtccagggttttccaaccctggaccggaccgaactccatcaagaccggtccggtcctattcggtccggtcggtccattcg is a window from the Carya illinoinensis cultivar Pawnee chromosome 14, C.illinoinensisPawnee_v1, whole genome shotgun sequence genome containing:
- the LOC122294066 gene encoding disease resistance protein RGA2-like isoform X2 encodes the protein MAQVFPSILVRGSIEHLDARTAKKLGLLWSCVKDFEKLKHIVLELQPVLLDAEEQQAENHEIKDWLEKLTDILYEVDDLLDDLSNKALRKELVTRNKKAKQVCIFFSKSNQLAFNRRMGPKIKTILNNLDHIANVMRKFHFEEHHVNMPVEENRNRVRNAFCPEEVLIGRDEDKNAVVDFLMDSNVEENVSILPIVGIGGMGKTTLAQFAFNHEKIQKYFPLKMWVQLSDDLDIETVAKKILESATNKKVPFYVSVDRLGREIYGKKYLLVLDNVGIKNPGEWFDNLKPGLGNGARGSKILITTRSEELVANISMCTVKPYNLRGLDEDDAWYLFKLMAFESGQEPNYNETIVNMGKEIVSKCEGLPFIIITIGRLLYFKNSETEWLSFLNNVLSRIRLDEKENILATLKLIYNELPQHLKQCFAYCSLFPKNYKIDKSTLINLWIAQGFIKSSKEAEGLEDAGHEYLMDLISRFFFEKVTTDWSGEVTSFEMNDLMHDLAMLIAGPSVTRLYDPGQARVINESTRHVWLDYSMGINSVSEANYCRMRTFLSPSDIKPWRMKEFDKLFGSFKTLRLRALQLGSRILYGKASSWFCKLNSLRYLDLSGMYLMKKLPDSITSLQNLQTLKLCNCSWLEEWPRDFSRLVNLRHLDINGCWKLTYMPRGLGQLTKLRSLSYFLVSPLESDLNMRSAGLNELNGLNYLRGDLQISNLGCGKDDAKDFSAANLKEKQKIGSLKLHWGDSFGWRDDADAEKKLFSLEPHSNLKRLELIGYKGAKFPIWLSNLTNLVELQLSNCEKLKGLFNTWTLSSKLPSLKRLFLKYLDAIEYMSDGDYGNESSSLSAPDVAIFFPSLEELQLHYCPNLKGWWRKEPPLLPSFPYLSELSVLGCTVLDSMPIFPRLEKELVLSNACWKPMQQTLMMNMGTPVCSTSTTVDSSIFASSSFVPLSKLKRLLLNSIEDLQILPEKGLQNLNSLESLQIFRCHRLKSLSQGIQYLTGLQQLKINDCDKLDLGGNDEAGMGWQGLKSLLYLDFVGLPKLVHLPSGLQHVTTLHKFQISSCCMLRALPDWICKWTSLQQFEISNCPSLTSLPEEMRLLKSLEVLTIRNHCPKLLPRCERETGEDWSKITHIPKLYLDRPSEVFKSPLHLKAS
- the LOC122294066 gene encoding disease resistance protein RGA2-like isoform X1, which produces MAQVFPSILVRGSIEHLDARTAKKLGLLWSCVKDFEKLKHIVLELQPVLLDAEEQQAENHEIKDWLEKLTDILYEVDDLLDDLSNKALRKELVTRNKKAKQVCIFFSKSNQLAFNRRMGPKIKTILNNLDHIANVMRKFHFEEHHVNMPVEENRNRVRNAFCPEEVLIGRDEDKNAVVDFLMDSNVEENVSILPIVGIGGMGKTTLAQFAFNHEKIQKYFPLKMWVQLSDDLDIETVAKKILESATNKKVPFYVSVDRLGREIYGKKYLLVLDNVGIKNPGEWFDNLKPGLGNGARGSKILITTRSEELVANISMCTVKPYNLRGLDEDDAWYLFKLMAFESGQEPNYNETIVNMGKEIVSKCEGLPFIIITIGRLLYFKNSETEWLSFLNNVLSRIRLDEKENILATLKLIYNELPQHLKQCFAYCSLFPKNYKIDKSTLINLWIAQGFIKSSKEAEGLEDAGHEYLMDLISRFFFEKVTTDWSGEVTSFEMNDLMHDLAMLIAGPSVTRLYDPGQARVINESTRHVWLDYSMGINSVSEANYCRMRTFLSPSDIKPWRMKEFDKLFGSFKTLRLRALQLGSRILYGKASSWFCKLNSLRYLDLSGMYLMKKLPDSITSLQNLQTLKLCNCSWLEEWPRDFSRLVNLRHLDINGCWKLTYMPRGLGQLTKLRSLSYFLVSPLESDLNMRSAGLNELNGLNYLRGDLQISNLGCGKDDAKDFSAANLKEKQKIGSLKLHWGDSFGWRDDADAEKKLFSLEPHSNLKRLELIGYKGAKFPIWLSNLTNLVELQLSNCEKLKGLFNTWTLSSKLPSLKRLFLKYLDAIEYMSDGDYGNESSSLSAPDVAIFFPSLEELQLHYCPNLKGWWRKEPPLLPSFPYLSELSVLGCTVLDSMPIFPRLEKELVLSNACWKPMQQTLMMNMGTPVCSTSTTVDSSIFASSSFVPLSKLKRLLLNSIEDLQILPEKGLQNLNSLESLQIFRCHRLKSLSQGIQYLTGLQQLKINDCDKLDLGGNDEAGMGWQGLKSLLYLDFVGLPKLVHLPSGLQHVTTLHKFQISSCCMLRALPDWICKWTSLQQFEISNCPSLTSLPEEMRLLKSLEVLTIRNHCPKLLPRCERETGEDWSKITHIPKLYLDRPSELQEEVKNVRKRKRVILQVRTKIRIKKGLLAHLLLLITLFNKKVKEKYRGNLGEKGGRG